The Flavobacterium sp. K5-23 genome segment AGTAAATCATTCTTTAATACAAGTGATTAATGTGGTTTCGGCTCAGGATATGTATGAAGCTTGTCACGAATATTTTGATAAAGTAGATGTCGCTATAGCTGCAGCAGCAGTTGCCGATTACAGGCCTAAACATGTAGCTACTCAAAAAATTAAAAAAAACGAGGATAGTTTTAATATTGAATTAGAAAGAACAAAAGATATTTTAGCTTCTTTAGGACAAATCAAAAAAAATCAGTTTTTAATAGGGTTTGCGCTAGAAACGGAAAATGAAATTGAAAATGCAAAGCTTAAAATCCAGAAAAAAAACTTAGATTTGATAGTTCTCAATTCATTACAGGATTCGGGAGCAGGTTTTGGTAAAAAAACCAATAAGATTACTTTTATCGATAAGAACTTCAATATGGAGCCAATGGAGCTAAAATTGAAAGAAGCTGTAGCCGATGATATTTTAAACAAAGTAATAGCGCATTTTTATGAATAAGATATTTACGTTTTTATTGCTGTTTACTTTTGGGCTTTCTCAAGCGCAACAACTAAATTGTACCGTTACTGTAAATTCACAAAAACTAAGTAATTCGAATCAACAGGTTTTCAAAACCCTTGAAACGGCATTAACTGAATTTGTAAATAAGACGGACTGGACTGGACAGGCATTTAAACAACAAGAGAAAATTAATTGCTCTATGTTCATTACTATTTCATCTAATAACGCTGATCAATTTGTTGCTACTTTACAAGTGCAGTCTTCAAGACCTATTTATAATTCCTCTTATTCATCTCCGGTATTAAACTATAATGATAAAGACTTTAGTTTTAATTATTCGGAATTCGAGAATTTGACTTTTAATCCTACTGCATTCGATTCTAATCTAGTTTCTGTAATAGCTTTTTATAGTTATGTGATTTTAGGAATGGATAATGATAGTTTTGTTTTAAAATCAGGTAACACTTATTTAGAAACAGCACAAAACATTGCGAATGTAGCCCAACAGGGAAGTTATAAAGGTTGGAGTCAGATTGATGGAAATCAAAATCGTTTCTTTTTAATTAACGATTTATTGTCACCAAAATTTTCCGAAATTAGGCAAGCTATATATAATTACCATACTGGTTTAGATTTAATGTCGAAAGATTTAAAATCCGCTAAGGAAAAAATTAAAACGGCATTATTGAATTTAGGTAAACTAAATGCTTCTAGACCTAATGCTTTTTTAACTCGTGTATTTTTTGATGCTAAATCAGATGAAATTGTTTCTATATTCACGGGAGGGCCTAGTATTACTATTAGTGATCTAGTAGAAAGTCTAAGTAAAACTTCCCCTTTAAATTCTAGTAAATGGATAACGATAAAATACTAAATATTTAGTATTTTTAGATTATTACATTCTTTTCCTCATTTCAAATATTATATAAATGATAAGTTCACTTTCAATAAAAAACTATGCTCTTATAGAAAAATTGAGTATCGATTTTTCAAATGGATTTTCAATTATTACCGGAGAAACTGGTGCGGGAAAATCAATAATTTTGGGAGCTTTAGGTTTGGTTTTAGGAAAAAGAGCCGACTTATCTTCTTTAAAAAATAAAGAGGAGAAATGTGTTATCGAAGCTAATTTTGAAATCTCAAAATACAATTTACTTCCTTTTTTTGAAGCCAATGATTTAGATTATGAAAATGATACTATCATCAGGCGTGAAATTTTACCTTCGGGTAAGTCTAGGGCTTTTATAAATGACAGTCCTGTTAATCTTCAGGAACTTCAGGAATTAGGAGTCCATTTAATAGATATTCATTCGCAACATCAAACTCAGGAGCTTTCTGATGAAAATGTACAGTTTGAAATTATAGATGCAATTGCAAATAATCAATCTGCCATTTTAGATTTCCAGGCGCTATTAAAAAGCTATAAGTCTGATAAAACCAAATTGAATTCGCTTCTTAAAAAACAAAGTGATTCTGCAAAAGAGCAGGAATACAATACTTTTTTACTTGATGAATTAGTTTCGGCTCAATTAAAATCAGGGGAACAGGAATTGCTTGAATCTGATTTTGAAAAGTTAAATAATGTTGAAATAATAAAAGAATCCATTGATAAATCTTTGGCTATTGCCAATGAAGAGCAAATTGGAGTTCTGTATAATTTGAATGAGATTAAAGTCTCTTTACAAAAAATCGCCGCTTTTTCACCAGATTATCAATCCTTGTTGGAAAGAACAACAAGCTTGAAAATTGAGCTAGATGATATTTCTGAGGAGTTAAACCGTTGTTCTGAAAAGTTGGTTAATGATCCCGAACAATTAGAACTAATCAGCCAGAAACTACAGTTAATTTATAATTTACAAAAGAAACATCAGGTTTCTACAGTAGATGAATTGATCGAAATCCAAACTAATCTTGAAAATTCTGTTTTGGAATTAGGGAATATTGAAGGGGAAATTAAGGAACTGACGTTTTCAATAGTACAAAAAGGGACTGCTTTAGACTTGATTTCTGAGGAAATTCATAAAAATCGTGAGGTTTCTATTCCGGTTTTATCTAATCAATTAATCAGTATTTTAGATACATTAGGAATGCCTAATGCGCGTTTTAAGATTGCTATAAATGAAACTTCATCTTATTTTGCAAATGGTAAAGATGAACTTCAGTTTTTGTTTTCGGCCAATAAAGGGACTGATTTCGGAATACTGAAGAAAGTGGCTTCAGGAGGAGAGATGTCTAGAATTATGCTTGCCGTTAAAGCTATTTTAGCGCAATATTCAAAATTACCAACATTGATTTTTGACGAAATTGACACAGGGGTTTCCGGCGAAATTGCTAATAAAATGGGTGAAATAATGAAAGAAATGAGTCGCAATATGCAAATTTTTGCCATTACTCATTTACCCCAAATCGCAGCCAAAGGGAATGCTCATTTTAAAGTGTCTAAATCCACTGTTAATGAAGATACTCAATCTGAATTAAAGTTACTTTCAGAGGAGGAACGAGTTGTGGAAATTGCCCAAATGTTATCCGGAACTATTGTTTCGGATTCAGCCTTAAATCACGCAAAAGCCTTGCTGAACTAAAAAAATGCCTTATATTTGTCGATTAAATTGATGCTTTTTACGTATTAAAAACATTGTTTCAGTTGACTTCTTTTAGATAAAAATAAAAAATAATATTTTCAAAATTATGATCATAGAACCTAGAATGAGAGGATTTATTTGTTTGACATCACACCCAACAGGATGCGAGCAAAATGTTAAGAATCAAATCGAATATGTAAAATCAAAAGGCGCTATCAATGGAGCCAAAAAAGTATTAGTTATTGGTGCGTCAACCGGTTTTGGTTTGGCTTCAAGAATATCAAGTGCTTTTGGATCAGATGCAGCAACTATTGGTGTATTTTTTGAAAAACCCCCTACAGCTGGAAAGACAGCTTCTCCGGGTTGGTACAATTCTGCCGCTTTTGAAAAAGAAGCGAAAAATGCAGGATTATATGCAAAAAGTGTAAATGGAGATGCATTTTCGAATGAAGTAAAACAACAAACATTAGACCTTATAAAAGCTGATTTAGGTCAGGTGGATATGGTTATCTACAGTTTGGCTTCTCCTGTTCGTATGCATCCTACAAC includes the following:
- a CDS encoding DUF4835 family protein, whose translation is MNKIFTFLLLFTFGLSQAQQLNCTVTVNSQKLSNSNQQVFKTLETALTEFVNKTDWTGQAFKQQEKINCSMFITISSNNADQFVATLQVQSSRPIYNSSYSSPVLNYNDKDFSFNYSEFENLTFNPTAFDSNLVSVIAFYSYVILGMDNDSFVLKSGNTYLETAQNIANVAQQGSYKGWSQIDGNQNRFFLINDLLSPKFSEIRQAIYNYHTGLDLMSKDLKSAKEKIKTALLNLGKLNASRPNAFLTRVFFDAKSDEIVSIFTGGPSITISDLVESLSKTSPLNSSKWITIKY
- the recN gene encoding DNA repair protein RecN; this encodes MISSLSIKNYALIEKLSIDFSNGFSIITGETGAGKSIILGALGLVLGKRADLSSLKNKEEKCVIEANFEISKYNLLPFFEANDLDYENDTIIRREILPSGKSRAFINDSPVNLQELQELGVHLIDIHSQHQTQELSDENVQFEIIDAIANNQSAILDFQALLKSYKSDKTKLNSLLKKQSDSAKEQEYNTFLLDELVSAQLKSGEQELLESDFEKLNNVEIIKESIDKSLAIANEEQIGVLYNLNEIKVSLQKIAAFSPDYQSLLERTTSLKIELDDISEELNRCSEKLVNDPEQLELISQKLQLIYNLQKKHQVSTVDELIEIQTNLENSVLELGNIEGEIKELTFSIVQKGTALDLISEEIHKNREVSIPVLSNQLISILDTLGMPNARFKIAINETSSYFANGKDELQFLFSANKGTDFGILKKVASGGEMSRIMLAVKAILAQYSKLPTLIFDEIDTGVSGEIANKMGEIMKEMSRNMQIFAITHLPQIAAKGNAHFKVSKSTVNEDTQSELKLLSEEERVVEIAQMLSGTIVSDSALNHAKALLN